The following proteins come from a genomic window of Gimesia chilikensis:
- the hflX gene encoding GTPase HflX, translated as MADPKREELQVKAKRAILVSVISPSSHINKEQALDELKGLVETAGVKVVGTLVQSRENPHPATCLGKGKLAELKSMVKPVDAELIIFDNNLSPSQGRNIEEETGTIIVDRSELILDIFATHAKTYEAKLQVELAQLLYFRPRLKRLWTHLERIEGGVGAGRGPGEKQLETDRRLLDKRVAELKRKLSEVEKRRERTVSNRFQQLTVSLVGYTNAGKSTLMNALTGADVYIADQLFATLDTRTRRWELPHWGEILLSDTVGFVRNLPHHLVASFKSTLEEARQADLLLHVVDSSNPEVEHHIKTVNEVLEEIGIDYSNALLVFNKSDKVEDRSKLDVLRLKYENAITVSAVSGEGLDRLSQAVIDRLASGYVIVEIETPVGNGKLLSQLEEHSLILSREYSSDDTRVTYRARIARRFLPVLKSSEDTEIRIHDDGDQGSPNQLQHEESIHEV; from the coding sequence TTGGCGGATCCTAAACGAGAAGAACTACAAGTCAAAGCGAAACGAGCCATCCTGGTCTCGGTCATCTCTCCTTCGAGTCATATCAATAAAGAGCAGGCCCTGGATGAATTAAAGGGGCTGGTCGAAACGGCGGGTGTGAAGGTCGTAGGCACCCTGGTGCAGAGCCGCGAAAACCCCCATCCGGCAACCTGCCTCGGGAAAGGAAAACTGGCCGAGCTGAAATCAATGGTCAAACCCGTTGATGCCGAGTTGATCATCTTCGATAACAATCTGTCCCCTTCCCAGGGACGAAATATTGAAGAAGAGACCGGTACGATCATCGTGGACCGTAGCGAATTGATCCTCGATATTTTCGCGACCCACGCCAAAACCTATGAGGCGAAACTGCAAGTCGAGCTGGCGCAACTGCTCTATTTCCGTCCCCGTCTGAAACGCTTGTGGACCCACCTTGAGCGTATCGAAGGGGGTGTGGGTGCCGGCCGTGGTCCTGGTGAAAAGCAGCTGGAAACCGACCGCCGACTGCTGGATAAACGCGTCGCTGAATTGAAGCGTAAACTGTCCGAAGTTGAAAAGCGTCGCGAGCGCACTGTTTCCAATCGATTCCAGCAACTCACGGTCTCGCTGGTTGGATATACCAACGCGGGAAAAAGTACGCTGATGAATGCGCTCACCGGCGCGGACGTCTACATCGCGGACCAGCTGTTCGCCACGCTGGATACCCGTACGCGGCGCTGGGAGCTTCCGCACTGGGGAGAGATCCTGCTCAGCGATACGGTTGGATTCGTCCGCAACCTGCCTCACCATCTGGTGGCCTCATTCAAGTCAACACTCGAAGAGGCCCGGCAAGCGGACCTGCTGTTGCATGTGGTTGACAGCAGCAATCCGGAAGTCGAGCACCATATTAAGACCGTTAATGAAGTGCTTGAGGAGATCGGCATCGACTACTCGAACGCACTGCTGGTATTCAACAAAAGCGATAAGGTGGAAGACCGCTCCAAGCTCGATGTCCTCCGGCTGAAATACGAGAATGCAATCACCGTCAGCGCAGTATCAGGTGAAGGGCTGGATCGTCTCTCCCAGGCAGTCATTGATCGGCTGGCTTCCGGTTATGTCATCGTCGAAATCGAAACCCCCGTAGGAAACGGCAAACTGCTCTCTCAACTCGAAGAGCATTCGCTGATCCTCTCGCGGGAGTATTCCAGCGACGACACTCGCGTTACCTACCGAGCCCGGATTGCACGTCGCTTTCTCCCCGTGCTGAAGAGCAGCGAAGACACCGAAATCCGGATTCATGATGACGGGGACCAGGGATCCCCGAATCAGCTACAGCATGAAGAATCCATCCACGAGGTTTAG
- a CDS encoding transglutaminase-like domain-containing protein translates to MNSSPNVTPVKPRRKLWRTRFKLARNVLPFAPRISYADIIPDSAIDGELQHWGEVILLSDLAAVLHRDGTITRRAHHIASLHANESLSQWDEIFRFYDRQTALHKIQTAKVYLPDGSQRKARRVVQPYGQIAVQFYPLRPGVTVELEEQQDFFTPDRISACMWGQEYLRYSIPCQRLRCTIAVAEPFELQYELHQTNQEPRSWKQGTYQVYQWDLQALPGYETDDATPHPRDVIPWVDFTTLTNWEPIAKFYRQDLEPPSKIPVQIQKLSEDLTRESETTEDKIYALYEYASDDVRYGRHPNELALEKTREVGSMLEDMRGDCKDKSSLLVSLLRHQGIEAEVAVLLTRANGTIPFLPGARFDHAIVCVTDEQGVRLWLDPAGGPMTFKDLPYNDQGMQALLLNLPAGELTTISCGGPETHQVHRQCEGKLSEDCSYEFGTNVSTTGDTAMEFRLRYINRNEEYQSLTLERELASSLTGARIDAPLFHNLTDLSQPVTYSCKMTLDQWARKIEDIILFRVPWIGAMHTVALVNVQKRNSALQAPWPIRFSDQHRIELPPGYHGYGLPYQQRFECEWGRYETSIYEEDSHLICHRQVDHLGGIVREEQYLDFKQYWEQCTRADALDVVLMKKPS, encoded by the coding sequence TTGAACAGCTCCCCCAACGTGACCCCTGTCAAACCCAGGCGCAAATTATGGCGGACCCGGTTTAAACTGGCGCGCAACGTCCTGCCATTTGCTCCCCGTATTTCGTATGCGGATATCATTCCTGATTCAGCCATTGATGGCGAACTCCAACACTGGGGTGAGGTCATCTTACTCTCAGACCTGGCCGCCGTTCTACATCGTGATGGAACCATCACCCGCAGAGCGCATCACATCGCCAGCCTGCACGCCAACGAGTCGTTGTCTCAATGGGACGAAATCTTTCGTTTTTATGATCGCCAGACAGCGCTGCATAAAATTCAGACCGCCAAAGTATACCTGCCCGATGGCAGTCAGAGAAAAGCCCGCAGGGTGGTTCAACCGTACGGACAGATCGCCGTTCAATTTTATCCCCTGCGTCCCGGGGTAACTGTCGAGTTGGAAGAGCAACAGGACTTCTTCACCCCAGACCGGATCTCAGCCTGTATGTGGGGCCAGGAGTACCTGCGGTATTCGATTCCCTGTCAAAGACTGCGCTGCACGATTGCCGTCGCGGAACCCTTCGAACTGCAGTATGAATTACATCAGACGAACCAGGAACCGCGTTCCTGGAAACAGGGAACCTATCAGGTCTATCAATGGGATCTGCAGGCGTTACCTGGCTATGAAACTGACGACGCCACTCCTCACCCGCGAGACGTCATACCCTGGGTCGACTTTACCACACTGACTAACTGGGAACCGATCGCGAAGTTCTATCGGCAGGACCTCGAGCCGCCATCCAAAATCCCGGTACAGATTCAAAAACTGTCGGAGGATCTGACGCGCGAATCAGAAACGACTGAGGATAAAATTTACGCCCTTTATGAGTATGCCTCTGACGATGTCCGCTATGGCAGACATCCCAACGAACTGGCTTTGGAAAAAACCAGGGAGGTCGGTTCGATGCTGGAGGATATGCGCGGAGACTGCAAAGACAAATCATCGTTACTCGTCTCCCTGCTCAGGCACCAGGGAATTGAAGCCGAGGTCGCAGTTCTGCTGACACGCGCGAATGGAACAATCCCTTTTCTGCCTGGAGCTCGCTTCGATCATGCGATTGTCTGCGTTACCGATGAGCAGGGAGTCAGACTCTGGCTCGATCCGGCTGGCGGCCCGATGACTTTCAAAGATCTGCCTTATAATGATCAGGGTATGCAGGCACTGTTGTTAAATCTTCCAGCGGGAGAACTGACCACCATTTCCTGCGGCGGTCCGGAAACTCATCAGGTACATCGGCAATGCGAGGGGAAACTGTCCGAAGACTGCAGCTACGAGTTCGGCACCAATGTCTCAACGACAGGTGACACCGCCATGGAATTTCGTCTTCGCTACATCAACCGCAACGAAGAATACCAGAGCCTGACTCTGGAACGGGAACTCGCGTCTTCTCTGACGGGAGCCCGCATCGATGCTCCTCTGTTTCACAACCTGACAGATCTCTCGCAGCCCGTCACCTACTCCTGCAAAATGACACTCGATCAATGGGCGCGCAAAATTGAAGACATCATTCTGTTCCGGGTTCCCTGGATCGGGGCGATGCACACGGTGGCTCTCGTCAACGTGCAGAAACGCAACTCAGCCCTGCAAGCCCCCTGGCCAATCCGCTTCTCCGACCAGCACAGAATCGAACTCCCCCCTGGTTATCACGGTTACGGATTGCCTTACCAACAACGATTTGAATGCGAATGGGGCCGCTACGAAACTTCCATCTATGAGGAAGATTCTCACCTGATCTGCCACCGCCAGGTAGACCATTTGGGAGGCATCGTCCGTGAGGAGCAGTATCTGGATTTCAAGCAATACTGGGAACAGTGTACCCGCGCGGATGCTCTGGATGTTGTGCTCATGAAAAAGCCGTCCTGA
- a CDS encoding tetratricopeptide repeat protein, with translation MKKRWIYGVIIFLCLTSIGLAIDWWTALPEGEQATYVGRQTCFECHQQQAEEWKESDHDLAMNPATPKFVLGDFDNTELEHFGITSRMSREGDKYYVTTQGPDGEMSRFEVKYVIGVHPLQQYLAELERGKIQVLPVTWDTELKRWYYASPDEPFGPEDPLHWTGSAQNWNHMCAECHTTNWAKNYDIATDTHHYSFSEMRVSCEACHGPGSIHVKLANSHSLFWDRRYGYGLAKLKGEDATAQLESCAPCHSHRRHVSPGHTPLDRFHDHYALSLLEDHLYHPDGQIDEEVYVFGSFTQSKMYRKGVRCTDCHNPHSLKLKFEGNKLCTQCHLEAKYDVPGHHHHKVDSKGAACVECHMPTKTYMGVDPRRDHSLRIPRPDLSVKLGTPNACNQCHTKADETPQWAAKKVDEWYGPKRRDDPHYGEILAAGQAGNPDAERALIKLTREKEVGPIVRATAVSLLASRYDTPESRKVVERSLKSNEELVRMAALRGFEGWNPRSEAEASRVGKLLAEGLTDDSRGVRTEVARILSSLPIMPNTDSNRKALERALKDYKNNLLTDGDQSGSHMSLGILYANEGDLKKAEAEFRLAIKLAPAVAGARSNLAQLLEQQGRTQEAQELRSEEVELLARDARLLPDNALLQYRVGLLYYLLGREDEAASALEKACELEPQSADFRLMLTLLYEKQQKWEQALDSVKRLIQLQPENPTFRQIQMNLQQKANPQGK, from the coding sequence ATGAAAAAACGATGGATCTATGGCGTCATCATTTTCCTGTGTCTCACTTCGATTGGCCTGGCCATCGACTGGTGGACCGCTCTGCCTGAAGGCGAACAGGCAACCTACGTCGGTCGTCAGACCTGTTTCGAATGCCATCAGCAACAGGCAGAAGAGTGGAAAGAATCTGACCACGATCTGGCGATGAACCCTGCAACTCCCAAGTTCGTTCTCGGCGATTTCGATAACACCGAGCTCGAACACTTTGGGATCACCTCCCGCATGTCCCGGGAGGGCGACAAATACTATGTCACCACCCAGGGACCCGATGGGGAGATGTCCCGCTTTGAGGTCAAGTACGTCATCGGCGTGCATCCCCTGCAACAGTATCTGGCAGAACTCGAACGCGGCAAGATCCAGGTCCTGCCGGTAACCTGGGACACAGAACTCAAACGGTGGTACTACGCCAGCCCGGATGAACCCTTTGGTCCGGAAGACCCCCTGCACTGGACCGGCTCCGCTCAGAACTGGAACCACATGTGCGCGGAATGTCATACCACGAACTGGGCCAAGAATTATGACATCGCCACCGACACTCATCATTACTCCTTCTCCGAGATGCGCGTCAGCTGCGAAGCCTGTCATGGCCCCGGATCAATCCACGTGAAACTGGCCAACTCGCATTCGCTGTTCTGGGATCGTCGCTATGGCTATGGCCTGGCGAAACTGAAAGGTGAAGACGCGACCGCGCAACTGGAGAGCTGTGCTCCCTGCCATTCTCATCGGCGGCATGTCTCACCCGGTCATACTCCCCTCGACCGCTTCCATGATCATTACGCTCTCTCCCTGCTGGAAGATCACCTCTACCATCCCGATGGTCAGATCGATGAGGAAGTCTACGTCTTCGGATCGTTCACCCAGAGCAAGATGTATCGCAAGGGAGTCCGTTGCACAGACTGCCATAACCCGCATTCATTGAAATTGAAATTCGAGGGAAACAAACTCTGCACCCAGTGCCACCTCGAGGCCAAGTATGACGTGCCCGGTCATCACCACCACAAGGTTGACAGTAAAGGAGCCGCCTGCGTGGAGTGCCACATGCCGACCAAGACCTACATGGGAGTCGACCCTCGCCGGGATCATAGCCTGAGAATTCCCCGCCCCGATCTTTCAGTCAAACTGGGAACCCCCAATGCCTGCAACCAATGTCATACGAAAGCGGACGAGACGCCGCAGTGGGCTGCGAAGAAGGTCGATGAATGGTACGGTCCCAAGCGTCGAGACGACCCGCACTATGGTGAGATCCTGGCTGCAGGTCAGGCAGGCAACCCGGACGCGGAACGCGCTCTGATCAAGTTGACCCGGGAAAAGGAAGTCGGTCCCATTGTTCGGGCAACCGCTGTCTCCCTGCTGGCCTCCCGTTACGACACCCCCGAAAGTCGCAAGGTTGTCGAGCGGTCTCTCAAATCAAATGAAGAGCTGGTCAGGATGGCGGCGCTGCGTGGATTCGAAGGCTGGAACCCGCGTTCGGAAGCCGAGGCCAGCCGGGTGGGTAAGCTGCTCGCGGAAGGACTGACGGACGACTCGCGTGGAGTCCGGACGGAAGTCGCCCGGATTCTGTCTTCGTTACCCATCATGCCGAACACGGATTCGAACCGGAAGGCACTCGAGCGGGCACTCAAAGATTACAAGAATAACCTGCTGACCGATGGTGACCAGTCGGGCTCTCACATGAGCCTGGGGATCCTGTATGCCAACGAGGGTGACCTGAAGAAAGCGGAAGCCGAGTTCCGACTGGCCATCAAACTGGCACCGGCTGTAGCGGGAGCCCGATCCAATCTGGCCCAGTTACTGGAACAACAGGGGCGCACTCAAGAGGCGCAGGAACTCAGATCTGAAGAGGTTGAGTTGCTGGCCCGCGATGCCCGTCTGCTTCCGGACAATGCCCTGCTCCAGTACCGGGTGGGCCTGCTCTACTACCTGCTGGGTCGAGAGGACGAAGCGGCTTCAGCCCTGGAGAAGGCCTGTGAACTGGAACCGCAGTCCGCCGACTTCCGGTTGATGCTGACTCTGCTTTACGAGAAACAGCAGAAGTGGGAACAGGCACTGGACTCGGTCAAACGCTTGATCCAACTGCAACCAGAGAACCCCACCTTCCGCCAGATCCAGATGAACCTCCAGCAAAAAGCAAACCCGCAAGGCAAGTGA
- a CDS encoding DUF1559 domain-containing protein, which yields MKPDRSAKYVRGFTLIELLVVIAIIAILIALLLPAVQQAREAARRSQCKNNLKQFGLAMHNYADTHGVLPCLKGGAGGDVSGAGLLDTGTGNRSWMSGIVFLLPFLDQAPLWNQISSLPGQGGRPNDPNSFPQPHLALMLCPSSPVPPRAEGGLAPRSYCLSVGDTINDNISSKNPRGPFGWLSDTRMRDFLDGTSNTILMAERELGGTGSFLGRAAASISNLDTNPAACLSTISGNTYNVTMDGHRMGQRWAIGYPFYSGITTVLPPNSPSCSSSGHQGWGIYSASSLHTGGCHVLMGDGAVRFVSENIDSGFPSDPQVTTGPSPYGVWGALGTMSGSETIGEF from the coding sequence ATGAAACCTGATCGTTCTGCTAAATACGTTCGAGGCTTCACATTAATTGAGTTACTCGTTGTAATCGCGATTATCGCCATTTTAATTGCCTTACTCCTGCCTGCAGTTCAACAGGCTCGCGAAGCGGCGCGACGCTCGCAATGCAAAAACAATCTCAAACAGTTCGGTCTGGCGATGCACAACTATGCCGACACGCATGGTGTGCTGCCCTGCCTGAAGGGAGGCGCAGGGGGAGATGTATCCGGTGCAGGGCTGTTAGACACCGGAACGGGCAACCGCAGCTGGATGAGTGGCATTGTCTTTCTGCTTCCCTTCCTCGACCAGGCACCTCTGTGGAACCAGATCTCGAGTCTACCCGGTCAGGGAGGCCGACCGAATGATCCCAATTCATTCCCCCAACCTCATCTGGCTCTCATGCTCTGCCCCTCCTCACCGGTGCCACCACGTGCAGAAGGTGGGCTGGCACCTCGCAGCTACTGCTTGAGCGTAGGGGACACCATCAATGACAACATCTCATCCAAGAATCCCCGCGGACCTTTCGGCTGGCTCTCAGACACCCGGATGCGTGATTTTCTGGATGGGACCAGCAATACCATTCTGATGGCAGAACGAGAACTGGGAGGCACCGGATCCTTTCTGGGGCGTGCTGCCGCTTCCATCTCCAACCTGGACACGAACCCCGCAGCCTGCCTGAGTACGATTTCAGGCAACACCTATAACGTCACCATGGACGGTCATCGGATGGGTCAGCGCTGGGCCATCGGATATCCGTTTTACTCCGGGATCACCACGGTACTTCCGCCGAACAGTCCTTCCTGCTCTTCAAGCGGACACCAGGGATGGGGCATCTATTCTGCCAGTAGCCTGCACACAGGTGGCTGCCACGTGTTGATGGGAGATGGTGCGGTACGCTTTGTCAGTGAAAATATCGATTCCGGTTTCCCCTCTGATCCACAGGTGACGACCGGTCCCAGCCCCTACGGTGTCTGGGGCGCATTGGGAACCATGAGTGGATCGGAAACCATTGGAGAGTTTTAA
- a CDS encoding FecR domain-containing protein, which produces MISENTSNWEDPLPRLVALYFDQRLDESELQQLQTRLKTDPDARVFFAQFSILQTQLEWVCTDSVSPREMTHIPASYHARARNWNLILYISCCICLAIGGLFFMYLTTPVAHVYPTADSHWESGLIADEETLLSGSRRQLSNGAIEIRFTSGSIINLQAPALFTIQGSNAVFLEAGKLVADIPETGHGFTVETQSGQIVDLGTSFSVNVEADRNTEVKVYRGKVQVAGTTDSQTPLDLSANQAVEIDSISRSILPRDYTSSDFIPLIARDYSVGSFSENVVFQEQFPDQIARGEFQLLERDGTVFLFPELREIQLYNNLNVSISQPGSYWSYEQIETDTDFIPRGMKVDCYRLYYDPASNKNEMLPVEGTIHFHQPVLGMITTRNRLLETDHILNPLCQGGNCPQIKHQEIETRVSEDGSRQDIITLSEDRKTLNFKLFTGTNYIDEFRVLVAAP; this is translated from the coding sequence ATGATCTCTGAAAACACTTCAAACTGGGAAGACCCCCTGCCTCGGCTGGTCGCTTTGTATTTCGATCAGCGACTGGATGAGTCCGAACTGCAGCAGTTGCAGACGCGACTGAAAACGGACCCGGATGCAAGAGTCTTTTTCGCTCAGTTTTCGATCCTGCAGACTCAGCTGGAATGGGTCTGCACCGACTCAGTCTCACCACGAGAAATGACTCATATTCCGGCCTCCTATCATGCCAGAGCGCGTAACTGGAATCTGATTCTCTATATCTCATGCTGTATCTGCCTGGCGATCGGCGGACTGTTTTTCATGTATCTGACAACTCCCGTCGCTCACGTTTATCCAACCGCTGACAGCCACTGGGAATCCGGTTTGATCGCAGATGAGGAAACGCTGCTTTCAGGTTCGCGCAGACAGCTATCGAATGGTGCCATTGAAATTCGCTTCACTTCCGGATCGATCATTAACCTGCAGGCACCAGCGCTGTTTACAATCCAGGGATCGAATGCGGTCTTTCTGGAAGCGGGAAAGCTGGTTGCCGACATCCCTGAAACAGGACATGGCTTTACCGTGGAAACACAGTCCGGTCAGATTGTGGATCTTGGCACATCTTTTTCCGTAAACGTAGAGGCGGACCGAAACACGGAAGTCAAAGTCTATCGGGGTAAAGTCCAGGTCGCTGGTACAACAGATTCGCAAACTCCGCTCGACCTGTCAGCCAACCAGGCGGTGGAGATCGACTCCATATCCAGGTCAATCCTGCCCCGAGACTATACCAGCAGCGATTTCATCCCACTGATTGCCCGCGATTACAGCGTAGGCAGTTTCAGCGAAAATGTTGTGTTTCAGGAACAGTTTCCGGATCAGATCGCCCGGGGAGAGTTTCAGCTTCTTGAACGAGATGGCACGGTCTTTCTCTTTCCCGAACTGAGAGAGATCCAGCTCTACAATAACCTCAATGTCTCCATCAGCCAGCCTGGCAGCTACTGGTCCTACGAGCAGATAGAAACGGATACCGATTTCATCCCACGGGGAATGAAAGTCGACTGCTACCGACTCTATTACGATCCAGCCAGCAACAAGAATGAAATGCTGCCGGTAGAAGGCACGATTCACTTTCATCAGCCTGTGTTGGGAATGATTACCACCAGAAACCGGCTGCTGGAAACCGACCACATTCTCAATCCCCTTTGCCAGGGAGGTAACTGTCCTCAGATTAAACACCAGGAAATCGAAACCCGAGTATCAGAGGATGGCAGCCGCCAGGACATCATTACACTCTCCGAAGACCGCAAAACGCTCAACTTCAAACTATTCACAGGTACAAACTACATCGATGAATTCAGGGTGCTGGTTGCAGCCCCCTAG
- a CDS encoding sugar phosphate isomerase/epimerase family protein — MKFAICQEMFVDWEWEKQCDLIAEIGYTGIELAPFAFADHPSKITQEERASLKKTAEDRGLQIFGLHWLLAKTEGLHLTTADSEVRKNTAAYLVELGNLCADLGGDLMVFGSPFQRNIEEGMSREQAYQNAAEVFRNCLPAIGERGVRICMEPLTTKETDFVNTCAEAIELIDMVGADNFVLHQDVKAMAGAETESIPELIHKYASRTGHFHVNDTNLLGPGMGETDYHPIFKALKETKYPGWISVEVFDYKPGSEHIARESFRYMKEVWESV; from the coding sequence ATGAAGTTTGCCATTTGTCAGGAAATGTTTGTCGACTGGGAGTGGGAAAAACAATGCGACCTGATCGCGGAGATTGGTTATACGGGCATCGAGCTGGCACCTTTTGCTTTTGCCGATCATCCATCGAAAATTACTCAAGAAGAGCGGGCCTCCCTCAAGAAAACAGCTGAGGACCGCGGGCTCCAAATCTTTGGACTGCACTGGCTTCTGGCAAAAACCGAAGGTCTGCATCTGACCACTGCTGACTCCGAAGTTCGCAAAAATACTGCCGCTTACCTGGTTGAGTTAGGGAACCTTTGTGCCGATCTGGGCGGAGACCTGATGGTCTTTGGTTCTCCATTCCAGCGCAACATCGAAGAAGGCATGTCGCGCGAACAGGCTTATCAGAATGCAGCGGAAGTTTTCCGCAACTGTCTGCCGGCGATCGGCGAACGCGGAGTTCGCATCTGCATGGAACCGCTGACAACCAAAGAAACGGATTTCGTGAATACCTGCGCGGAAGCCATCGAGTTAATCGACATGGTTGGCGCGGACAACTTTGTTCTGCATCAGGATGTCAAAGCCATGGCTGGCGCAGAAACAGAATCGATTCCGGAACTGATTCACAAGTACGCTTCGCGGACGGGTCACTTCCATGTGAATGACACCAACCTGCTCGGACCTGGAATGGGAGAGACCGACTACCATCCGATCTTCAAAGCGCTGAAAGAAACGAAGTACCCGGGATGGATTTCAGTTGAAGTGTTCGACTACAAACCGGGCAGCGAACACATCGCGCGCGAAAGTTTTCGTTACATGAAAGAGGTCTGGGAAAGCGTCTGA
- a CDS encoding sigma-70 family RNA polymerase sigma factor: MNEVIVNNEFFQLLLQHQGPLHAYVLSLVGNTTDARDLLQDINQCLLEKRDTFTTDSNFLAWSRKVAFYKIQSYWRDKHRNRLLFDDELLNSMSETIDSLPDLYNEQIEALKSCINHLPADKQTMMQQRYGQFMPLKQIADYWGKSEKAISVMLLRIRLRLQDCIQKTLSARPRI; encoded by the coding sequence ATGAATGAAGTTATCGTTAACAATGAGTTCTTTCAGCTGCTGTTACAGCATCAGGGACCCTTACACGCCTACGTACTTTCCCTGGTAGGTAATACTACTGACGCCCGAGATTTACTGCAGGACATCAATCAATGTCTGCTCGAAAAACGGGACACCTTCACCACGGACAGTAATTTCCTGGCCTGGTCTCGCAAAGTTGCTTTTTACAAGATCCAGTCATACTGGCGCGACAAACACCGTAACCGCCTGCTGTTCGACGACGAGTTACTCAACAGCATGTCCGAGACCATCGACAGCCTGCCCGATCTATATAACGAGCAGATCGAAGCCCTCAAATCTTGTATCAACCACCTCCCTGCTGACAAACAGACCATGATGCAACAACGCTACGGGCAATTCATGCCTCTCAAACAAATTGCTGACTACTGGGGAAAATCGGAAAAAGCGATCAGCGTCATGCTCTTGCGGATACGCTTGCGGCTTCAGGATTGCATCCAGAAAACACTCTCTGCAAGGCCCCGCATCTGA
- a CDS encoding methyltransferase domain-containing protein, with protein MTETPHYAIRGGLPGRERLRVLSRVMLESTSSFLNRLELVDGQNCLDVGCGGGDVTRELARRIAPAGRAVGIDLDATKLSVAQEEARDLGLSNLEYRRVDVRDAAGPPEYDVVYSRFVLTHLSNPEAVLSSFLKQLRPGGILALEDIDFSGSFAWPEAGAFRRFYELYCTVVQNRGGDPHIGQRLPVLVKDAGLESIHVSVVQPTGLTGEVKLLNGLTMENIADTVLADGLASTEEIDQIVDELNVFAADERTVTGLPRIVQVWGRLPQG; from the coding sequence ATGACTGAGACTCCACATTATGCGATTCGAGGTGGTCTGCCTGGTCGGGAACGGTTACGTGTTCTGTCACGTGTCATGTTGGAGAGCACTTCCTCGTTTTTGAACCGGTTGGAACTGGTTGATGGTCAGAACTGTCTGGATGTGGGTTGCGGCGGAGGAGACGTGACGCGCGAACTGGCCCGCCGCATTGCTCCCGCGGGCAGGGCTGTCGGCATTGATCTTGATGCCACCAAACTCTCCGTCGCGCAAGAGGAAGCTCGTGACCTGGGTTTATCCAACCTGGAATATCGTCGGGTCGATGTGCGGGATGCAGCAGGCCCGCCGGAATATGATGTCGTTTATTCCCGTTTTGTACTGACTCATCTCAGCAATCCGGAAGCGGTTCTCAGCTCTTTTCTAAAGCAGTTACGTCCGGGAGGAATCCTGGCGCTGGAGGACATCGACTTCAGTGGTTCATTTGCCTGGCCGGAAGCTGGTGCGTTTCGCAGGTTCTATGAACTGTATTGCACCGTCGTTCAGAACCGGGGCGGTGATCCGCATATCGGACAGCGCTTGCCTGTGCTCGTGAAAGATGCTGGACTGGAATCGATTCACGTTTCAGTCGTGCAACCCACGGGACTGACTGGTGAGGTCAAACTGCTCAATGGTTTGACGATGGAAAACATTGCCGACACGGTTCTGGCAGACGGACTGGCTTCCACAGAGGAAATTGACCAGATCGTGGATGAACTCAATGTATTTGCCGCAGACGAGCGAACCGTCACCGGCTTACCCCGCATTGTGCAGGTCTGGGGACGTTTACCTCAGGGGTGA